The following proteins come from a genomic window of Methylorubrum populi:
- a CDS encoding ligase-associated DNA damage response DEXH box helicase → MTASSLPPRFSAWFASRGWSPRPHQLELLATVRAGRSALLVAPTGAGKTLAGFLPSLVELSERTTKEKGLHTLYISPLKALAVDIARNLDAPIAGMDLAVTVETRTGDTPAHKRARQIQRPPDILLTTPEQLSLLLAHREAEGFFAGLRTVVLDELHALVTSKRGDLLSLALARVRRLAPEARTIGLSATVRQPDELRKYLVSQNPSASAKSGGISAPPMADLVVVKGGAKPDLHMLDIGRTLPLSGHTARHAMPAIYDLIRGHRMVLVFVNTRLQAEYTFQELWRLNEDTLPIALHHGSLDASQRRRVEAAMAAGQLRAIVCTATLDLGIDWGDVDLVINVGAPKGASRIMQRIGRANHRMDEPSKAYLVPGNRFEMLECRAALDAVEEAAQDTPDARLGAPDVLAQHVLGMACADAFDPLGLYEEIISAAPYASLSWEDFEAVVDYVATGGYALRAYERFAKILRGADGRWRVRDARVAQQYRMNIGTIIEATHIKVRLTRMLRSKPGTAIPRGGRVLGEIEEDFAETLTVGDTFLFAGEVLRFEGLSEDECLVTRAGPGTDPAIPSYAGAKFPLSTFLAARVRAIIADPFEWDRLPRQLSDYLAQQRRHSALPGERDLLVETFARAGRHYLTAFPFEGRLAHQTLGMLLTRRLERARLRPLGFAANDYGIAIWCTKDVSERAALSPGFMEALFDEDMLGDDLEAWLDESAMMKRTFRQCAVIAGLIERRFPGQKKTGRQVTISTDLIYDVLRRHQPDHLLLRAARQDAATGLLDVTRLGMMLRRIRGRITHRALDRVSPLSVSVMLEIGRERVYGEGADEILAEAEAELLQEALG, encoded by the coding sequence GTGACCGCCTCGTCCCTCCCTCCACGTTTCTCCGCATGGTTCGCCTCGCGCGGCTGGTCGCCCCGCCCGCATCAGCTCGAACTGCTCGCGACCGTGCGGGCCGGGCGCTCCGCGTTGCTCGTCGCGCCGACCGGCGCGGGCAAGACGCTGGCCGGCTTCCTGCCGAGCCTGGTCGAGCTGAGCGAGCGGACGACGAAGGAGAAAGGGCTCCACACCCTCTACATCTCGCCGCTCAAGGCGCTCGCCGTCGACATCGCCCGCAACCTCGATGCGCCGATCGCCGGCATGGATCTCGCCGTCACGGTCGAGACCCGGACCGGCGACACCCCGGCGCACAAGCGCGCCCGGCAGATCCAACGCCCGCCCGACATCCTGCTCACGACTCCCGAACAGCTCTCGCTGCTGCTCGCCCACCGCGAGGCGGAGGGGTTCTTCGCCGGGCTGCGCACCGTCGTGCTCGACGAATTGCACGCCCTCGTCACATCGAAGCGCGGCGATCTTCTCTCCCTCGCGCTCGCCCGGGTGCGGCGGCTGGCACCGGAGGCCCGCACCATCGGCCTCTCGGCCACGGTGCGCCAGCCGGACGAGCTGAGGAAGTATCTGGTCTCGCAAAACCCGTCCGCCTCCGCCAAGAGCGGAGGGATTTCGGCACCGCCCATGGCCGACCTCGTCGTGGTGAAGGGCGGCGCCAAGCCCGACCTGCACATGCTGGATATCGGCCGCACGCTGCCGCTCTCCGGCCACACCGCCCGGCACGCCATGCCGGCGATCTACGACCTGATCCGCGGGCACCGCATGGTGCTCGTCTTCGTCAATACGCGCCTGCAGGCCGAATATACCTTCCAGGAGCTGTGGCGGCTCAACGAGGACACGCTGCCGATCGCCCTGCATCACGGCTCGCTCGACGCCTCGCAGCGCCGCCGGGTCGAGGCGGCGATGGCGGCGGGACAGCTACGCGCCATCGTCTGCACCGCCACGCTCGATCTCGGCATCGATTGGGGCGACGTCGATCTCGTGATCAATGTCGGCGCGCCAAAGGGCGCGAGCCGGATCATGCAGCGGATCGGCCGGGCCAACCACCGCATGGACGAGCCCTCGAAAGCCTATCTCGTGCCCGGAAACCGCTTCGAGATGCTGGAATGCCGCGCCGCCCTCGACGCGGTGGAGGAAGCGGCGCAGGACACCCCCGACGCCCGCCTCGGCGCCCCCGACGTGCTCGCCCAGCACGTGCTCGGCATGGCCTGCGCCGACGCCTTCGACCCCCTCGGACTCTACGAGGAGATCATCTCGGCCGCGCCCTATGCGAGCCTGTCCTGGGAGGATTTCGAGGCGGTGGTCGATTACGTCGCCACCGGCGGCTACGCCCTGCGCGCCTACGAGCGCTTCGCCAAGATTCTTCGCGGGGCCGACGGGCGATGGAGGGTGCGCGACGCGCGGGTGGCGCAGCAATACCGCATGAACATCGGCACCATCATCGAGGCGACCCACATCAAGGTGCGGCTGACCCGGATGCTGCGCTCGAAACCGGGGACGGCGATCCCGCGCGGCGGGCGGGTGCTCGGCGAGATCGAGGAGGACTTTGCTGAGACGCTCACCGTCGGCGACACCTTCCTCTTCGCGGGCGAGGTGCTGCGCTTCGAGGGCCTGTCGGAAGACGAGTGCCTCGTGACCCGGGCCGGTCCCGGCACCGACCCGGCGATCCCCTCCTATGCCGGCGCGAAATTCCCGCTCTCGACCTTCCTCGCCGCGCGGGTGCGAGCGATCATCGCCGACCCGTTCGAATGGGACCGGCTGCCGCGCCAGCTCTCCGACTACCTCGCGCAGCAGCGCCGGCACTCGGCCCTGCCGGGGGAGCGCGACCTCCTGGTCGAGACCTTCGCACGCGCGGGGCGCCACTATCTCACGGCGTTTCCGTTCGAGGGGCGGCTCGCCCACCAGACTCTCGGGATGCTGCTGACCCGGCGCCTGGAGCGGGCCCGGCTGCGCCCGCTCGGATTTGCCGCCAACGATTACGGCATCGCCATCTGGTGCACGAAGGACGTGAGCGAGCGCGCCGCGCTCTCGCCCGGCTTCATGGAGGCCCTGTTCGACGAGGACATGCTCGGCGACGACCTCGAGGCGTGGCTCGACGAATCCGCGATGATGAAGCGTACTTTCCGGCAATGCGCGGTGATCGCCGGGCTGATCGAGCGCCGCTTTCCGGGCCAGAAGAAGACCGGGCGGCAGGTCACGATCTCGACCGACCTGATCTACGACGTGCTGCGCCGCCACCAGCCCGACCACCTGCTCCTGCGCGCCGCGCGGCAGGATGCGGCAACCGGACTCCTCGACGTGACCCGCCTCGGCATGATGCTGAGGCGCATCCGGGGGCGAATCACCCACAGGGCGCTCGACCGGGTCTCGCCGCTCTCCGTGTCCGTCATGCTCGAAATCGGGCGTGAGCGGGTCTACGGGGAGGGGGCCGACGAGATCCTGGCCGAGGCCGAAGCCGAGCTGCTGCAGGAGGCGCTCGGCTGA
- the nusB gene encoding transcription antitermination factor NusB has protein sequence MTEPAAPPAQTPASSKPNTRTGARLAVVQALYEMEISDKGVIDALAEFEAFWIGQEIDGVVHPPAETAFFRDVLRGAVEEQRAIDPKLDAALAKGWPLRRLEVVLRAILRAGAYELMFRRDVPARAAISQYVDVAHSFYGGDEPGMVNAVLDRVGREVRSTEFGIPAAPGPTTAKKG, from the coding sequence ATGACCGAACCCGCCGCGCCGCCGGCCCAGACGCCGGCCTCGTCGAAACCGAACACCCGTACCGGCGCCCGCCTCGCCGTGGTGCAGGCGCTCTACGAGATGGAGATCTCGGACAAGGGCGTGATCGACGCGCTCGCCGAGTTCGAGGCCTTCTGGATCGGCCAGGAGATCGACGGCGTCGTCCATCCCCCGGCCGAGACCGCGTTCTTCCGCGACGTGCTGCGCGGCGCCGTGGAGGAGCAGCGCGCGATCGACCCGAAGCTCGACGCGGCGCTCGCCAAGGGCTGGCCGCTGCGCCGGCTCGAAGTCGTGCTGCGCGCGATCCTACGCGCCGGCGCCTACGAGCTGATGTTCCGCCGCGACGTGCCGGCCCGGGCCGCGATCTCGCAATATGTCGATGTCGCCCACAGCTTCTACGGCGGCGACGAGCCGGGCATGGTCAATGCCGTGCTGGACCGGGTCGGCCGCGAGGTGCGCTCCACCGAATTCGGCATCCCCGCCGCCCCCGGCCCGACGACGGCGAAGAAGGGCTGA
- the pdeM gene encoding ligase-associated DNA damage response endonuclease PdeM: MALGQRLEKTVKGTDLALAGEALSLDRTGALWLPEHRTLVVSDLHLEKGSSFAARSGQFLPPYDTRETLACLHEVIQRLDPACVVALGDSFHDARGPERMEPGDRAMIAALQEGRDWVWIAGNHDAAVSDGVGGRYCETVCLGGLTLRHEPLVGAGAGEIAGHLHPCGKVTMRGRSVRRRCFVADGHRLVMPAFGAYTGGLNVRDAAFEPLFPKGFTAYLLGDGRVFAIGRTMLGRD; the protein is encoded by the coding sequence TTGGCACTCGGCCAGAGACTCGAGAAGACCGTGAAGGGCACCGACCTTGCGCTTGCCGGAGAGGCCCTCAGCCTCGACCGCACCGGCGCCCTGTGGCTGCCCGAACACCGCACCCTGGTGGTATCGGACCTGCACCTGGAAAAGGGCTCCTCCTTCGCCGCCCGTTCGGGCCAGTTCCTGCCGCCCTACGACACCCGCGAGACCCTGGCCTGCCTGCACGAGGTGATCCAGCGGCTCGACCCGGCCTGCGTTGTGGCGCTGGGCGATTCCTTCCACGATGCCCGCGGGCCCGAGCGGATGGAGCCCGGCGACCGGGCGATGATCGCCGCGCTTCAGGAGGGCCGGGACTGGGTCTGGATCGCCGGCAACCACGACGCGGCGGTGAGCGACGGTGTCGGCGGGCGCTACTGCGAGACGGTTTGCCTCGGCGGCCTGACGCTGCGGCACGAGCCGCTGGTGGGTGCGGGGGCGGGCGAGATCGCCGGTCATCTCCACCCCTGCGGCAAGGTGACGATGCGCGGCCGCTCCGTGCGCCGCCGCTGCTTCGTCGCCGACGGGCACCGCCTCGTGATGCCGGCCTTCGGCGCCTATACCGGCGGCCTCAACGTGCGCGACGCCGCCTTCGAGCCGCTCTTCCCCAAGGGGTTCACGGCCTACCTGCTCGGCGACGGGCGCGTCTTCGCCATCGGCCGGACCATGCTCGGGCGGGACTGA
- a CDS encoding UbiA family prenyltransferase — MAAQRVRRSETAPIPIAAAAASPLAPPLVIDLDGTLLRTDLLLEGIIALLRRNPLMLLAMLLWLPRGRAFFKRRIAEGAGLDIAALPANEALLAHIEARKAAGQEIVLATAADELMALRALRRFPVFDRVVASDGVRNLKGEAKAAQLRALYPQGFDYAGDAAADLPVWAAARRVIVVGASPGVLRAARRLGKPVEEFPAASRARALLRALRPHQWAKNALVFLPLVLGGRAGEAQAWASAFLAFLALGLVASASYLLNDLLDLSHDRAHWSKRVRPLASGRLPIATGLVALVVGFIGGLAVAACAGTAVLTGVLAYLALTLTYSAWLKRVPMLDALTLGSLFTLRIAVGVAAVAVAWSPWLLTFSMFLFTSLCFAKRHTELRGAVRRGQAGTIAGRGYQPADEAVVLAFGVAAGLSSVVIFILYLANEAFHHAALAAPLTLWSFPLILVLFLGRVWLLAGRDALHDDPVAFAIKDRPSLALAGMAGIAFAAAAFGLPPGLVP, encoded by the coding sequence ATGGCGGCCCAGCGGGTGCGAAGGTCCGAGACGGCACCGATCCCGATCGCGGCGGCAGCCGCGTCTCCCCTGGCGCCGCCGCTGGTGATCGATCTCGACGGCACGCTGCTGCGCACGGATCTGCTCCTCGAAGGGATCATCGCGCTGCTGCGGCGCAATCCGCTGATGCTGCTGGCGATGCTGCTGTGGCTGCCGCGGGGCCGGGCCTTCTTCAAGCGCCGCATCGCGGAGGGCGCCGGACTCGACATCGCGGCCCTGCCGGCCAACGAGGCGCTGCTTGCCCATATCGAGGCGCGGAAGGCCGCGGGTCAGGAGATCGTGCTCGCCACCGCCGCCGACGAGCTGATGGCACTGCGGGCGCTGCGGCGCTTTCCCGTCTTCGATCGGGTGGTGGCGAGCGACGGGGTTCGGAACCTGAAGGGGGAGGCCAAGGCGGCCCAGCTCCGGGCGCTCTACCCGCAGGGCTTCGACTACGCGGGCGATGCCGCCGCCGACCTGCCGGTCTGGGCCGCCGCGCGCCGGGTGATCGTGGTGGGGGCGTCCCCCGGCGTGCTGCGGGCGGCCCGGCGGCTCGGCAAACCGGTCGAGGAGTTTCCCGCGGCCTCGCGCGCCCGTGCGCTGCTCAGGGCCCTGCGCCCGCACCAGTGGGCCAAGAATGCCCTGGTCTTCCTGCCGCTCGTGCTCGGCGGCCGGGCCGGGGAGGCGCAGGCCTGGGCAAGCGCCTTCCTGGCCTTCCTCGCGCTCGGGCTCGTCGCCTCGGCGAGCTACCTGTTGAACGACCTGCTCGATCTCTCCCACGATCGGGCCCACTGGTCGAAGCGCGTGCGTCCCCTGGCGAGCGGCCGGCTTCCGATCGCCACCGGCCTGGTGGCGCTCGTCGTCGGCTTCATCGGCGGGCTCGCGGTCGCGGCCTGTGCAGGGACGGCGGTGCTCACCGGCGTGCTCGCCTATCTCGCTCTGACGCTGACCTATTCCGCGTGGCTCAAGCGGGTGCCGATGCTCGACGCGTTGACGCTCGGGAGCCTGTTCACCCTGCGCATCGCCGTCGGCGTCGCGGCGGTCGCGGTGGCGTGGTCGCCCTGGCTTCTCACCTTCTCGATGTTCCTGTTCACCTCGCTGTGCTTCGCCAAGCGCCACACGGAACTGCGCGGCGCCGTGCGGCGCGGCCAGGCCGGCACCATCGCCGGGCGCGGTTACCAGCCGGCCGACGAGGCGGTGGTGCTCGCCTTCGGCGTCGCCGCCGGCCTCTCCAGCGTCGTCATCTTCATTCTCTATCTGGCCAATGAGGCGTTCCACCACGCCGCGCTCGCCGCGCCGCTGACCCTGTGGAGCTTCCCGCTGATCCTCGTCCTGTTCCTGGGCCGGGTCTGGCTGCTGGCGGGGCGGGATGCGCTCCACGACGATCCGGTCGCCTTCGCGATCAAAGACCGCCCGAGCCTCGCGCTCGCGGGCATGGCCGGGATCGCCTTCGCCGCGGCCGCCTTCGGCCTGCCGCCGGGCCTCGTCCCGTGA
- a CDS encoding DUF3429 domain-containing protein, translated as MGRLNTVPASAVLLGIAGLIPFVGFAALSVSGTDVGLGTIGLSPRVILSAYGAVIASFLGGIRWGVAAARGAGWRDYGLAIVPSLLAWAALAAPAPWDLRILGALVLLWGLVDQDLARRGMVPNWMGRLRLALSVVAGAALLVAA; from the coding sequence ATGGGGCGGCTGAACACGGTTCCCGCGAGCGCGGTCCTTCTCGGCATCGCGGGGCTGATTCCATTCGTGGGCTTCGCCGCCCTGTCGGTGAGCGGCACGGATGTCGGACTCGGCACGATCGGCCTGTCGCCGCGCGTCATCCTTTCCGCCTACGGGGCGGTGATCGCCTCGTTCCTCGGCGGGATCCGCTGGGGCGTGGCGGCGGCGCGGGGCGCCGGCTGGCGCGATTACGGTCTCGCCATCGTGCCCTCGCTGCTGGCTTGGGCAGCGCTCGCCGCCCCGGCCCCGTGGGACCTGCGCATCCTCGGCGCCCTGGTGCTGCTGTGGGGGCTGGTCGATCAGGATCTCGCCCGCCGCGGCATGGTGCCGAACTGGATGGGCCGGCTGCGGCTGGCGCTGTCGGTGGTCGCCGGGGCGGCGCTGCTGGTCGCGGCGTGA
- a CDS encoding GtrA family protein — MIGSEVVRFLIAGGSATAINWLTRIPLSLVLPFEAALLAAYGLSMAASFWLYRAFVFRAASRGSLRGQVWLFLAVNAVGASVVLVVSTVALAGLTVLLPNLKLPVAQALAHGLGIAVGAVANYLGHRLLTFAAGARPASQSL, encoded by the coding sequence GTGATCGGCAGCGAGGTCGTCCGCTTCCTCATCGCCGGCGGCTCGGCGACGGCGATCAACTGGCTCACGCGGATCCCGCTCTCCCTCGTACTGCCCTTCGAGGCGGCGCTGCTGGCCGCCTACGGCCTCAGCATGGCCGCGTCGTTCTGGCTCTATCGGGCCTTCGTCTTCCGGGCGGCGTCGCGGGGATCGCTGCGGGGGCAGGTCTGGCTGTTCCTAGCGGTGAACGCCGTCGGCGCGTCCGTCGTGCTCGTGGTGAGCACGGTGGCACTCGCGGGCCTGACCGTCCTGCTGCCGAATCTGAAGCTGCCGGTCGCCCAGGCGCTCGCCCACGGCCTCGGCATCGCGGTGGGCGCCGTGGCGAACTATCTCGGCCACCGGCTCCTCACCTTCGCCGCGGGCGCCCGGCCCGCGTCCCAGAGCCTGTAG
- a CDS encoding chloride channel protein, with product MPLHPTDLSIALRRLRGSSGDAWTIWRRRILFLAGGVCVGLAAVLMAKAADAAQAAFRQTLHLSPALALLLCPAGFALAAWLARTVFPNSQGSGIPQVIAARALDDPQARHALISLRVAAGKIVVMCLGLLCGASIGREGPTVQVGAAIMATLGRLSPERMRGLLLAGGAAGVAAAFNTPLAGIVFGIEELGRAYDRRGSALIVAAIVAAGLTSLAILGDYTYFGTSDAQLSLTAGWLAVPVLGVAGGLAGGLFSRVVIGFARGLPGRTGAWIGRRPILFATLCGLGVALCGLASGGAVYGTGYEEARGILHGESDPRWAFAPLKFLATVLSSISGIPGGLFAPSLAVGAGLGAHASLVLTDVPVGALVLIGMTAYLTGVLQAPITSFVIVTEMTQNHAMMIPLMLAALIADAMSKAVCRGGLYHTLAELLVQRAARERGI from the coding sequence ATGCCGCTGCACCCGACCGACCTGAGCATAGCCCTGCGCCGGCTGCGCGGCTCCTCCGGGGATGCCTGGACGATCTGGCGCAGGCGGATCCTGTTCCTGGCCGGCGGTGTCTGTGTCGGCTTGGCGGCGGTGCTGATGGCGAAGGCGGCCGACGCGGCGCAGGCGGCGTTCCGCCAGACCCTCCACCTCTCGCCGGCCCTGGCGCTGCTCCTCTGCCCGGCCGGCTTCGCCCTGGCGGCGTGGCTGGCCCGGACGGTGTTCCCGAACTCGCAGGGCTCCGGCATCCCGCAGGTGATCGCCGCCCGCGCCCTCGACGATCCGCAGGCCCGCCATGCCCTGATCTCGCTCAGGGTCGCGGCGGGCAAGATCGTCGTGATGTGTCTCGGCCTCCTGTGCGGCGCCTCCATCGGCCGCGAGGGCCCGACGGTGCAGGTCGGCGCAGCGATCATGGCGACCCTCGGCCGGCTGAGCCCGGAGCGGATGCGCGGCCTGCTCCTCGCGGGTGGCGCGGCCGGTGTCGCGGCCGCCTTCAACACGCCGCTCGCCGGCATCGTGTTCGGCATCGAGGAGCTCGGCCGGGCCTATGACCGGCGCGGCAGCGCCCTCATCGTCGCCGCCATCGTTGCCGCGGGCCTGACCTCGCTGGCGATCCTCGGCGACTACACGTATTTCGGCACTTCCGACGCGCAGCTCTCCCTGACCGCCGGATGGCTCGCGGTGCCCGTGCTCGGCGTGGCCGGCGGACTCGCCGGCGGGCTGTTCAGCCGCGTCGTGATCGGGTTCGCCCGCGGCCTTCCGGGCCGGACCGGCGCCTGGATCGGGCGCCGTCCCATTCTGTTCGCGACGCTCTGCGGCCTCGGCGTTGCCCTGTGCGGACTGGCCTCCGGCGGAGCCGTCTACGGCACCGGCTATGAGGAGGCCCGCGGGATCCTCCACGGCGAGAGCGATCCGCGCTGGGCGTTCGCGCCGCTGAAGTTCCTGGCGACCGTGCTGTCCTCGATCAGCGGCATCCCCGGCGGCCTGTTCGCCCCCTCGCTCGCCGTCGGCGCCGGGCTCGGCGCCCACGCGAGCCTCGTCCTCACGGACGTCCCCGTGGGCGCGCTCGTGCTGATCGGCATGACCGCCTACCTGACCGGCGTGCTGCAGGCACCGATCACCTCCTTCGTGATCGTCACGGAGATGACCCAGAACCACGCGATGATGATTCCGCTGATGCTCGCGGCGCTGATCGCCGACGCGATGTCGAAGGCGGTCTGCCGGGGCGGGCTCTACCACACGCTGGCGGAGTTGCTGGTGCAGCGGGCAGCCAGGGAACGAGGCATCTAA
- a CDS encoding DUF1328 domain-containing protein — protein MTLLKWAAIAFVISLVAGALGFTGIASGASSIARILFGLFLVLAIVIVVIALAIGQAVF, from the coding sequence ATGACGCTTCTCAAGTGGGCCGCCATCGCCTTCGTCATCTCGCTCGTCGCGGGCGCTCTCGGCTTCACCGGCATCGCGTCCGGCGCGAGTTCGATCGCCCGCATCCTGTTCGGCCTGTTCCTCGTGCTCGCCATCGTCATCGTGGTGATCGCGCTGGCGATCGGTCAGGCGGTGTTCTGA
- a CDS encoding SDR family oxidoreductase, with the protein MRLDGRTALVTGASSGIGAETALGLARLGARVGLVGRDRERTERAAAHLRRETGGAADVFLADLSSQSEIRRLAGEVRARYPALDILVNNAGAIYSERHVTADGIERTWALDHLAYVLLTHELRASLEAAPRARIVNLASAAHTRGRIDFDDLGGEHRYSAMKAYAQAKLGNVLFTYALARRLAGSPVTVNAVHPGVVASDFAKNTHGVLGFAWGLIRPFLISTEAGARTSLHVATAPELDGVNGRYFAKSRETASSARSRDEALQERVWALSRRQVGIEASSSAA; encoded by the coding sequence GTGCGCCTCGACGGCCGCACCGCCCTCGTCACCGGCGCCTCCTCCGGGATCGGCGCCGAGACGGCCCTCGGACTCGCCCGTCTCGGGGCAAGGGTCGGCCTCGTCGGGCGCGACCGCGAGCGCACCGAACGCGCCGCCGCGCATCTGCGCCGGGAAACCGGCGGCGCGGCGGACGTCTTCCTCGCCGATTTGTCGAGCCAGTCCGAGATCCGCCGCCTCGCGGGCGAGGTGAGGGCGCGCTATCCCGCCCTCGACATCCTCGTGAACAATGCCGGCGCGATCTACTCCGAGCGCCACGTCACCGCCGACGGGATCGAGCGGACCTGGGCGCTCGACCATCTCGCCTACGTGCTGCTGACCCACGAGCTGCGCGCGTCGCTCGAAGCCGCGCCGCGCGCCCGCATCGTCAATCTCGCCTCCGCCGCCCATACCCGCGGGCGGATCGACTTCGACGATCTCGGCGGGGAGCACCGCTATTCCGCGATGAAGGCCTATGCCCAGGCCAAGCTCGGCAACGTGCTGTTCACCTACGCGCTGGCCCGCCGGCTGGCCGGCAGCCCCGTCACCGTCAACGCGGTGCATCCGGGCGTGGTGGCCAGCGATTTCGCCAAGAACACCCACGGCGTTCTCGGCTTCGCCTGGGGCCTGATCCGCCCGTTCCTGATCTCGACCGAGGCGGGTGCCAGGACCTCGCTCCACGTCGCCACCGCGCCCGAACTCGACGGCGTGAACGGGCGCTACTTCGCCAAGAGCCGCGAGACGGCCTCGTCCGCACGCAGCCGGGACGAGGCGCTGCAGGAGCGGGTGTGGGCGCTCAGCCGGCGGCAGGTCGGGATCGAGGCGTCGAGCTCCGCAGCGTGA
- the ribH gene encoding 6,7-dimethyl-8-ribityllumazine synthase, with the protein MVSQRRDADAPKSILESLAGTRVLVVEARYYDDVADELLAGARAAIEAVGAEARVFTVPGALEIPAAIAILMEAGRKAGGPYDAAVALGCVIRGETGHYDIVAGESARALMDLSVSEHLPLGNGILTVETMEQALARARVSDMNKGGGAAEAALSLLAIKRAANLEPAR; encoded by the coding sequence ATGGTCTCCCAACGCCGGGACGCGGACGCGCCCAAAAGCATTCTTGAGAGCTTGGCCGGCACCCGTGTGCTGGTGGTTGAGGCGCGCTACTACGACGACGTCGCCGACGAGCTGCTGGCAGGGGCCCGGGCGGCCATCGAGGCGGTCGGCGCCGAGGCGCGGGTCTTTACGGTCCCGGGTGCCCTCGAAATTCCGGCCGCCATCGCGATCCTGATGGAGGCGGGCCGCAAGGCCGGCGGCCCCTACGACGCGGCGGTGGCGCTCGGCTGCGTCATCCGCGGCGAGACGGGGCACTACGACATCGTCGCGGGCGAGAGCGCCCGCGCGCTGATGGACCTCTCCGTGTCCGAGCACCTGCCGCTCGGCAACGGCATCCTCACCGTGGAGACCATGGAGCAGGCGCTCGCCCGTGCCCGGGTCTCCGACATGAACAAGGGCGGCGGTGCGGCGGAGGCGGCGCTGAGCCTCCTCGCCATCAAGCGCGCCGCCAATCTGGAACCCGCCCGATGA
- the thiL gene encoding thiamine-phosphate kinase, translating into MERAGEEALIARYFAPLSGPGAEGLRDDAASLTPTPGHDLVVTADAVVAGVHYFPDDPPGSIAVKALGVNLSDLAAKGASPRGFLLTLALPDDWTEAWLAAFAAGLGEASRAHGCPLLGGDTVRSGGPALIGVTAFGEVPAGAMLRRQAARAGDRLCVSGPIGDAALGLALRLAPDPALDASHRDALLDRYLHPRPRLALVPALRRHARAAMDVSDGLAGDLRKMLAGTGLTARIDVPSVPLSPAAEAAIAGDPSRLATALTGGDDYEILCAVPPDDLSAFLAEARMAGVPAAAIGTVAAGDGAPLFLDTEGRAMDFARTSFSHF; encoded by the coding sequence ATGGAGCGGGCCGGCGAGGAGGCGTTGATCGCGCGCTACTTCGCGCCGCTCAGCGGCCCCGGTGCCGAGGGCCTGCGCGACGACGCCGCCAGTCTGACGCCGACGCCGGGGCACGACCTCGTGGTCACGGCCGACGCCGTCGTGGCCGGCGTTCATTACTTCCCCGACGACCCGCCCGGCTCGATCGCCGTGAAGGCGCTCGGCGTGAATCTCTCGGACTTGGCTGCCAAGGGGGCCAGCCCGCGCGGCTTCCTGCTGACCCTTGCGCTGCCGGACGATTGGACGGAGGCGTGGCTCGCGGCCTTCGCCGCGGGTCTCGGTGAGGCGAGCCGTGCCCATGGCTGTCCGCTGCTGGGCGGCGACACCGTGCGGTCCGGTGGACCGGCTCTGATCGGCGTCACCGCCTTCGGCGAGGTGCCGGCGGGCGCGATGCTGCGCCGGCAGGCGGCGCGGGCCGGCGACCGGCTCTGCGTCAGCGGCCCCATCGGCGATGCGGCGCTCGGCCTCGCCCTGCGGCTCGCGCCCGATCCCGCGCTGGACGCGTCCCACCGCGACGCCCTGCTCGACCGCTACCTTCACCCGCGCCCGCGTCTCGCCCTCGTCCCGGCACTGCGCCGCCACGCCCGCGCGGCGATGGACGTGTCCGACGGGCTCGCGGGCGACCTGCGAAAGATGCTTGCCGGAACGGGGCTGACCGCGCGGATCGATGTGCCGTCGGTGCCGCTCTCGCCCGCCGCCGAGGCGGCCATCGCCGGTGATCCGAGCCGGCTCGCCACCGCGCTCACCGGCGGCGACGACTACGAAATCCTCTGCGCCGTGCCGCCGGACGATCTGTCCGCCTTTCTGGCCGAGGCGCGGATGGCGGGCGTTCCGGCCGCGGCCATCGGCACCGTCGCGGCGGGTGATGGAGCGCCGCTCTTCCTCGACACGGAGGGCCGGGCCATGGATTTCGCCCGCACCTCGTTCAGTCATTTCTGA